TGGCCATGCTACAAAACGTGACACGCCGGCGCTCCCCGACGTATAAGGGTCGGTTTGCCGTTGTGTCATTGTTCCAGGAGACTTCCCCATGCGCCTTCGCCGCCTCGCTGTCCTCACGTTCGTCTTCGTGTTTGCCACGCTGGCATTGACTCAGCTGGCGTTGACTGAACAGCCCGCTCGGCGCTTGATCACCGAGAAAGATATCTTCCGCTTCCTCTGGGTCGCCGACCCGGAGATCTCGCCGGACGGCCATCGCGTCGCTTTCACCCGCGTGCGGGTGAACGACAAGGGTGATGGCTACGAGACGTCGCTGTGGTCGGCGGCCGCTGATGGCA
This DNA window, taken from Acidobacteriota bacterium, encodes the following:
- a CDS encoding S9 family peptidase encodes the protein MRLRRLAVLTFVFVFATLALTQLALTEQPARRLITEKDIFRFLWVADPEISPDGHRVAFTRVRVNDKGDGYETSLWSAAADGSGSPTRMSSGTRDAQPRWSPDGKRLAFLRTALKDGKPGPAQIYVM